tctatctaattgatcacttattgagtgaaaagcataaaaacttaattctgatattttagaaaatataaatgtatttccttgatattttgtctatagcaaatattatttcagtagaaagtcaaaaggactaagaatatgctgaatgaaacaaaataagtatggtacaccggggcacgtttacgagaattttttttttcgctgaattttttaattttatggttcaacttaggaattcttaaacgttatggccttataaagcagttaataaagtataaatttgtgcattcagttttccccctgtttgtatttaaggggcttaaagtgttaatttttaagtcaaagtcggttgctcctctttcttccttgcgcaaaaaaaaagaggttaagagaaaagatttataagagcacctgatatatcttactcagttttcaatgagagtctaatgtctgtttatttttttttctgttaattaattcttacatttggaactgtttatgccagtaaaaaatggaagaaagaggttggttttctgtttactcatgcgtatttttttttacttatcttctcttactcacaaataacaacgtactgggtagtgaaaatgtattataaagatagtacataaataggaaatgttgaaaagaggaaagacttggaatctaaaacaaatttacccagatatttttcttgtgcattgtgaagggagcggaacttaaaccttcaacaattactagaggtatttcaaccacaattagaagaaagagtgaatggagatatcaggggatttgtaggctgtctctccatattatctcactcgacagtgattgactttgaaacgccagcttcatatacaaaaaagggtaccttgcatgctctaaaagatagataagcgctaacgttctttatgtaaatgaatacggtgttcaagcatattccgcttgcacctgctcagaaaagcaaagcaaggaattgttcgctattattgtggattctttcttggacacacgtattattgtcatcatttttctgaatagccaagctgaaaagcaaagttgccccccttgaatctaaggtattctacattgtatttacaatggctttgatctcagttgaacgctatttacctccgcattttagcgcatagataaggacatctggcatttattgaatccagtggtctacctcacaaatagagtttgatatttattattttgttgtcgttagccttaggttagatgagaagcgttatttcagtgatttcaattttaaaactgaaccaaatatacttacagaaaatctaaacctagagaaccccataaggaacaaggagggaaaaaaattattctcAAACCATTGAATAAGTGATGACTAGCCAAGTATAGTGTCCCACTATAGTAACCCTGTATTGCGGAGAGCTCAGCGGTCGAAGTGGACATCGCCCCCTTTATGCTGTCCTATTCGGGGGGGAAGGAACTAAGAAAGCTTTGAGCCGTAGGGAGAGGGAAAAGATAATTATATAGTTGCCGTAGCCTAAAGGTTAAACACTTATCACCAAATTTCTGGAGGCACTACCACCTATTGATGAGATCACTTCATCATCAGGATCACTTGCACAAATCAGAGGTCCCTTCATGGCACTCGGCAGATGGAGACAGGATCATAGGCACTATTATTTCACAGGCCCAATCACTATCACGGTCAGCAAAAGGAGCCACAGGGACAAGGCGGCGGCAGCGCACATCCAGCTACTCAACGTCGCCGAAGCTGGTATGGGGATCTGGTCTGTTGCACCGGCACAGGATCATGCTGGGGAACAGGAGCTCCGACATCATTCGGGATGTCAGGCACAGGAACGGCATCAGGAACCGAAGACGGTCCGGCGGAAGCATCAGGGCTCTGGGGTCTCACAGCAGGAACCACATCAGCATTCACAGTTACCTGAAATGGGATAGGAGATTCCGGTCTCCCAACATCATTGTTCTTTTTCACAGATTGTTCACCACCCAAATGCGATTGTCTTTTCTGGAACTTCACCAAACGGTTTACATGTATTTTCTTCAATGGTGCCTGCTTGTTATTCAATTCCTGAATAAGACGCAATACGGGTGAGatcacttttttaacaaaatatgggCCATCATATGAAGGTTTGTACTTGTTTTTTGACTTCAAGTACACAAGATGACCAGCTTGAATATTACGAGGTTTACACTTTTCATTATGACTTTGATTTTGTGCCAACTTTTTAGTTACAGAATTCCGGTATACTTTACGATACACAAATTGAAGTTGCTCTAAGAGCTTGTGCAATTCAAAAGCGGAATCCAAAGATGGATttatattgaaattaacaatgtctGTTATCAAAGACAATTCCCGACCGAAGTGAACAAGATTACGAGAGAATTCAGTAGTT
This window of the Uloborus diversus isolate 005 chromosome 4, Udiv.v.3.1, whole genome shotgun sequence genome carries:
- the LOC129220908 gene encoding uncharacterized protein LOC129220908 encodes the protein MYVDCLNYCASCTKCIQAKPHRIYKPPFQETFSPVKCNQLVTLDSVGPFSNNKYILTVIDAFSRHLELYILNNITAVSVAKSFFKYVTLFGRPELVLTDLGRQFNCELFAKFSQLFNIQLRHTTSANAQANTLSERVNLSIKTSIKALLASGLDFDYAVDVHKACCNASTHSTTEFSRNLVHFGRELSLITDIVNFNINPSLDSAFELHKLLEQLQFVYRKVYRNSVTKKLAQNQSHNEKCKPRNIQAGHLVYLKSKNKYKPSYDGPYFVKKVISPVLRLIQELNNKQAPLKKIHVNRLVKFQKRQSHLGGEQSVKKNNDVGRPESPIPFQVTVNADVVPAVRPQSPDASAGPSSVPDAVPVPDIPNDVGAPVPQHDPVPVQQTRSPYQLRRR